The Pedobacter roseus genome contains a region encoding:
- a CDS encoding alpha-amylase family protein: protein MIFKFLFKHQALLILFLLVLSGSSASAILINYGKNGKIDYNLKIGTFNVTYGANQLLLNGFSQAEYQKKKISSKDYKQISYSKIAIKDAFGNGFKHVFLLKQSGLPDMQQVFYTYSGKDYFMIGIILEGINLSVNHIVPLNGNLIDGETSETPTSLFVPFDNDTFISYNTVSLKANVSNPSSEVSALYHDQSRKGFVIGSIDHTNWKTGIITTMDNDKKIGIQAICGYTEENITRDKISHGYLSGNSISSAKVFFGAFDDWRLGMETYAKLNRISEPPIVFKWKKATPVGWNSWGAMQEKITLEKANQVTDFFADSLKSFRSGGVAYIDLDSYWDNLLKGGLTGDYSKLKAFADHAKSKGLKPGIYWAPFVDWGFAGGGNRKADGTDYTFAEMWTKVGSGYHDIDGARALDPTHPGTQQRIATVINKFKECGFEMIKIDFLGHAAIESDHFYNPKITTGMQAYKTGMEFLLKQLDGKMLVYAAISPSMASGRYVHVRRIACDAFKSIKDTEYTLNSVSNGWWQTYLYDYIDADHVVFSDQSDGENTARFLSAIVTGTCIAGDDFSRQGKWTGTAQRLLNNTGILKILEDGKAFTPVEGNKGKSASSFFIKQVGNVKYLAVFNYGDTEQRFNLDFTRLGLEKDKKYGCENLIDRTKTMLKDNQALKLPAKDAQIFKLTSDQK, encoded by the coding sequence ATGATTTTTAAATTTTTATTCAAACATCAGGCACTTTTAATTTTATTCTTGCTTGTCCTTTCGGGCAGTTCTGCTTCGGCAATCCTAATCAATTATGGTAAAAATGGAAAAATAGACTACAACCTCAAAATAGGTACTTTTAATGTTACTTATGGAGCAAATCAACTGTTGTTAAATGGTTTTTCGCAAGCCGAATATCAGAAAAAAAAAATCAGCTCTAAAGATTATAAACAGATTAGCTATAGCAAAATAGCCATTAAAGATGCTTTTGGCAATGGTTTTAAACATGTTTTCCTGTTAAAACAGTCGGGTTTGCCCGATATGCAACAGGTATTTTATACCTACAGCGGTAAAGATTATTTTATGATCGGTATTATCCTGGAAGGGATTAATTTGTCCGTTAACCACATTGTTCCGCTAAACGGAAACCTGATTGATGGTGAGACTTCAGAAACACCCACCAGTTTATTCGTGCCCTTTGATAACGATACCTTTATTTCTTACAATACCGTATCCTTAAAAGCGAATGTTAGCAACCCAAGTTCAGAGGTTAGTGCTTTATACCACGATCAATCGCGAAAAGGTTTTGTAATTGGTTCTATCGACCACACTAACTGGAAAACAGGCATCATTACCACAATGGACAACGATAAAAAAATTGGTATCCAAGCCATTTGTGGTTATACCGAAGAAAACATTACCCGAGATAAAATTTCGCATGGTTATTTAAGTGGCAACTCAATCAGTTCGGCGAAAGTATTTTTCGGTGCTTTTGATGACTGGCGTTTGGGCATGGAAACTTATGCCAAACTGAACAGGATTTCGGAACCACCCATTGTATTTAAATGGAAGAAAGCCACACCAGTGGGCTGGAACAGCTGGGGTGCCATGCAGGAGAAAATCACGCTCGAAAAAGCCAATCAGGTAACTGATTTTTTTGCCGATAGCCTGAAAAGTTTCAGGAGCGGGGGCGTAGCTTATATCGATCTCGATTCGTACTGGGATAACCTGTTAAAAGGAGGTTTAACCGGCGATTACTCCAAACTAAAAGCCTTTGCAGATCATGCCAAATCAAAGGGATTAAAACCGGGCATCTACTGGGCACCTTTTGTTGATTGGGGTTTTGCAGGCGGAGGCAACCGTAAAGCCGATGGAACAGATTATACTTTTGCAGAAATGTGGACGAAAGTAGGTTCAGGTTACCATGATATAGATGGGGCAAGGGCATTAGACCCCACGCATCCGGGCACGCAACAACGCATTGCAACCGTAATCAATAAGTTTAAGGAATGCGGTTTCGAAATGATTAAAATCGATTTTTTAGGTCATGCGGCGATAGAATCCGATCATTTTTACAATCCGAAAATCACCACTGGCATGCAAGCCTATAAAACCGGAATGGAGTTTTTGTTAAAACAGCTCGATGGTAAAATGTTGGTGTATGCTGCCATTTCACCAAGCATGGCTTCTGGCCGGTATGTGCATGTCCGCCGGATTGCCTGCGATGCCTTTAAATCGATAAAAGATACCGAATATACTTTAAACAGTGTAAGTAATGGCTGGTGGCAAACTTACCTTTATGATTATATCGACGCCGACCATGTGGTATTTTCCGATCAATCCGATGGCGAAAATACAGCCAGATTTTTATCGGCTATTGTTACGGGTACCTGCATCGCTGGTGATGATTTTTCGCGTCAGGGAAAATGGACAGGCACGGCACAGCGTTTATTGAACAATACCGGAATCCTGAAGATTCTGGAAGATGGAAAGGCATTTACTCCTGTAGAAGGAAACAAGGGCAAATCAGCCTCGTCATTTTTTATTAAACAGGTGGGTAATGTAAAATACCTGGCCGTATTTAATTATGGCGATACGGAGCAGCGCTTTAATCTCGATTTTACACGCCTGGGCTTGGAGAAAGATAAAAAATACGGCTGTGAAAATCTAATCGATCGAACCAAAACCATGTTAAAAGATAACCAGGCACTTAAATTACCCGCAAAAGATGCGCAGATTTTTAAGTTAACCTCAGATCAAAAATAG